The window GTCGCTTCCCGCTTGGCGCTCACTACCCAGCGAATGACGGAACGGCGGTAGCTGGGCGGGCTCGCTTCGAAGTGGCTCCAGGCGCGCGGGTCGCTTCGAAAGAGGGCCTCCTCGGCGGGCTCGAGCACGGCTGCTGGCCCCGGCTCGTACGAGTAGACGCCGGTCCGCTCCGGGGTCCGGAGCTCGAACGCGCGGCGCCCAGCGGGGCGCATGCGACCGGCGTCGATCAGCGCGTGGGCCCGCTTCACGTTGACCTCGCTCCAGGTGCTCCCGGGCCGCCGCGGCGTCACTCGGATGGCGTAGCGCTGATCGTCGAGGCTCTTTCGGATACCGTCGATCCAGCCGACGCAGAGCACCTCGTCGACGAGCTCGGGCCAGCTGACCGTAGGCTTGCCGGTCCCCTTCTTGTACAGGCCGACCCAGAGTTCTGCCGCGCTCCGGTGGTGCGTGTCGAGCCAGCGACGGAGCGCTGCGGGGCCGGGGAAGAACGTCGGTTTCGGCGGATTCACTTGGTGAGGCTCCCCGCCGACGCCGACACCGGGGATCGTCCGCTGCGGAGCCTGGAGGACCGCGTGCGCGTTCTCGACGCCACGGGCTCGCTCGTCGGATGCTCGCGCCGCACGCTGGTCGGCGTCCTCACGGCTTTGGGTGCGCCTCGAAGAAGCTCATCACCTCCGCTCCCCAGTCGAAAGCGCTCGGCGGCGGGCAGGCGAAGCTGCACGGCTGGCCCGTCGCGGTGCCCGGATCCTCGCTCCCGGGGAAGCAGTGACCCTTCAGGTCGAGGACCAGGCACGACGTCGTCTGCTCGTAATCGTGGGTGAGGAACTCGAACGGCACCCCCCCCGGGCTGACGTATCGGACCCTCTCGTGGTCGTCGTCGCCTGCGACCTTGGTGCCCGCGTCCAGGCTCCACGCGGCGACTATGGCGTCGCGCAGCGCCAGGGCGCCGTCGAACGGGACCAGCCCGTCCGCCGTCCCGTGCAGAAACAGCGTCGGGACAGTCGCCGCCGGCACGTCGGCGCCCTGGAAGCTGCAACCCTCCGCGAGCGCCGCGGGCGCGACCGACGCGAAGACCCCGGCGTGGGCGCACAGCATCCGCCACGTCATCCCACCGCCCTGCGAGAAGCCAGTGAAGTGCACTCGTTTCGGATCGAGGTGGAAGACCCGCATCGTGCGCTCGAGCATCGCGAACACGGCCCCATCGTCCGCGCCACTGCCGTCCCACGACGAGAGCGGCGGCGCAGGGTCGGCGTTCGGCTGGAGCACGACGTACCCCTTCTCCGCTCCCCGCCTGCGCAGCTCGGTGTTGGCGTCCTGCATCGCCGCGCTCATGCTGAAGCCGTGAACGTCGACGATGAGCCCGCACGCCTCGGTGAAACAGGCCTCTGGCACCGAGAGGTCGAACACGATCGAGTCACACGTGAACACGTGGTGCCCAGGGGTCACGTCCTCCAGGCACGGCTCCGGCGAAGGCGCGGGGTGCTGCCCTCCGGCGCCGCCCGCGCCGCCGCCCGCCCCGCCGCCCGCGCCACCTGAGCCGGCGCCGGCCACGCCGCCGCTGCCGCCCGGCGAGCCTGCACCCCCGTCGTCGTCCGAGCCGCAGCCAGCGATCGCCAGCGTAGCCACCACCGCGGCCGCCATGGCGACCCGAACGGAGGGCGCGTGCAGCGGCGCTCGATGGGCCGGAGCAGCGAGACACGGCGCGGTGCGAGGCGTCATCACCCGAGGCTACGCGTGGGCCTTCGAGCCAGCAACCGCCCAGC is drawn from Deltaproteobacteria bacterium and contains these coding sequences:
- a CDS encoding YdeI/OmpD-associated family protein, coding for MNPPKPTFFPGPAALRRWLDTHHRSAAELWVGLYKKGTGKPTVSWPELVDEVLCVGWIDGIRKSLDDQRYAIRVTPRRPGSTWSEVNVKRAHALIDAGRMRPAGRRAFELRTPERTGVYSYEPGPAAVLEPAEEALFRSDPRAWSHFEASPPSYRRSVIRWVVSAKREATRKRRLAALIANCTAARPLAASARKPTATAEPPPTARRARHSPLRATAPKTRAPAPQLKR